Proteins from a single region of Streptomyces sp. Tu 3180:
- a CDS encoding AfsR/SARP family transcriptional regulator has product MEFRVLGPLSICDGECHKTPTAPKQRQLLSLLALNANHVVSVTQILEEIWEYRPPSSAVAAVHTYVMQLRRALDGARRGPGRKPGRLQTHEQGYQLKLGSGELDLDRYEQQVRAARATLEAGEYAEAVEQLRAAEMMWTGPMLVDVPTGPWLRAAIEVVERDRLDVVHQRLRAELHLGRHHEVLGELTSLVHRYGTHEGLVEHLMLALYRSGRQADALMAYHRLRARLREELDTRPSERLQHLHAHILSGHPRLEPPSSSSVRGRLSLDLLAERPAASSRGSVRSGGLVRI; this is encoded by the coding sequence ATGGAATTTCGCGTCCTCGGTCCTCTGAGTATATGTGACGGGGAGTGCCACAAAACACCGACCGCGCCGAAGCAGCGGCAATTGCTGTCGCTCCTGGCGCTCAACGCGAACCACGTCGTGTCCGTGACGCAGATACTCGAGGAGATCTGGGAGTACCGGCCGCCGTCGAGCGCGGTCGCGGCGGTGCACACGTACGTCATGCAGCTGCGCCGCGCCCTGGACGGAGCCCGGCGGGGGCCGGGCCGGAAACCCGGCCGGCTGCAGACGCACGAGCAGGGGTACCAGCTCAAGCTGGGCAGCGGTGAGCTGGACCTGGACCGTTACGAGCAGCAGGTGCGGGCCGCGCGCGCGACCCTGGAGGCCGGCGAGTACGCGGAGGCCGTCGAGCAGTTGCGCGCCGCCGAGATGATGTGGACCGGGCCGATGCTGGTCGACGTGCCCACGGGGCCGTGGCTGCGGGCCGCCATCGAGGTCGTCGAACGCGACCGGCTCGACGTCGTCCACCAGCGTTTGCGCGCCGAGCTGCACCTGGGACGGCACCACGAGGTCCTCGGGGAGCTCACGTCCCTGGTGCACCGCTACGGAACACACGAGGGCCTCGTCGAGCACCTCATGCTCGCCCTGTACCGGTCGGGCCGGCAGGCCGACGCGCTGATGGCCTACCACCGGCTGCGCGCCCGGCTGCGCGAGGAGCTCGACACCAGGCCCTCGGAGCGACTGCAGCACCTGCACGCCCACATCCTCTCCGGGCACCCGCGGCTGGAGCCCCCCTCCAGCTCAAGCGTGCGCGGTCGGCTGTCGCTCGACCTGCTGGCCGAGCGCCCCGCCGCGTCCTCGCGCGGTTCCGTCAGAAGCGGCGGACTGGTAAGGATCTGA
- a CDS encoding FAD-dependent monooxygenase: MHRANQMYVERLLLDHARTRPRITLRFGWTVTALREDARHVDVVAEGEGARRTFRADFVAGCDGGHSLVRRHLGIRYEGEGTLDQDVLGRRSVAAHLRVPTLYRDLLRGRSAWSNWVVNADLALNLIALNGVDEFFLLTSSVDPDTATDADLVRLVRRAAGEPLPVEVLSHRPWTAGAALVAESFGTGRIRLAGDAAHLFTPNGGFGMNTGVDDAANLAWKLAAAVQGWAGRALLDSYGIERRPIALRNTAAARTLGQGLGAIDRPACLEEDSAAGEAARAKAGAELAEYGLRTMETLGVQLGARYDGSPIVAEDGSGPVPDSFAAYTPSAVPGGRAPHLWLDDRRAYGSSLFDRFGVGFTLLRLGPRPPHTGGIEAAARARGVPLRTVTLDDPLARELYERDLVLIRPDQHVAWRADREPGAPAALLARITGARHGTDGDTRADDD; the protein is encoded by the coding sequence ATGCACCGGGCGAACCAGATGTACGTCGAGCGGCTGCTGCTCGACCACGCCCGCACCCGGCCGCGGATCACCCTGCGCTTCGGCTGGACGGTCACCGCCCTGCGGGAGGACGCGCGGCACGTCGACGTCGTGGCCGAGGGCGAGGGCGCCCGACGCACCTTCAGGGCGGACTTCGTGGCCGGCTGCGACGGCGGGCACAGCCTGGTCCGGCGTCACCTCGGCATCCGGTACGAGGGGGAGGGCACCCTCGACCAGGACGTGCTCGGCCGCCGCTCCGTCGCCGCCCACCTGCGCGTGCCCACGCTGTACCGGGACCTCCTGCGCGGCCGGAGCGCCTGGAGCAACTGGGTCGTCAACGCCGACCTCGCGCTGAACCTGATCGCCCTCAACGGCGTGGACGAGTTCTTCCTGCTCACCAGTTCCGTCGATCCCGACACGGCGACGGACGCCGACCTGGTGCGGCTGGTGCGGCGGGCGGCGGGGGAACCCCTTCCGGTGGAGGTGCTCAGCCACCGGCCGTGGACCGCGGGCGCGGCGCTGGTCGCGGAGTCGTTCGGCACGGGCCGCATCCGGCTCGCGGGTGACGCCGCGCACCTGTTCACGCCCAACGGCGGCTTCGGCATGAACACCGGTGTGGACGACGCCGCCAACCTCGCCTGGAAGCTCGCGGCGGCCGTTCAGGGATGGGCGGGCCGCGCGCTGCTGGACAGCTACGGCATCGAGCGCCGGCCGATCGCCCTGCGCAACACCGCGGCGGCCAGAACCCTCGGCCAGGGGCTCGGCGCCATCGACCGGCCCGCCTGCCTGGAGGAGGACTCCGCGGCCGGTGAGGCCGCCCGGGCCAAGGCCGGGGCGGAACTCGCCGAGTACGGGCTGCGGACCATGGAGACGCTCGGCGTGCAGCTGGGCGCCCGCTACGACGGCTCGCCGATCGTGGCCGAGGACGGGTCCGGACCGGTACCCGACTCCTTCGCCGCGTACACGCCCTCGGCCGTGCCGGGCGGCCGCGCCCCTCACCTCTGGCTCGACGACCGGCGCGCGTACGGCAGCTCGCTGTTCGACCGGTTCGGCGTCGGGTTCACGCTGCTGCGGCTCGGCCCGCGTCCGCCGCACACGGGAGGGATCGAGGCCGCGGCCCGCGCCCGGGGCGTGCCCCTGCGCACGGTCACGCTCGACGATCCGCTCGCACGCGAACTGTACGAACGGGACCTGGTGCTGATCCGTCCCGACCAGCACGTCGCCTGGCGGGCCGACCGGGAGCCCGGCGCCCCGGCGGCGCTGCTCGCGCGGATCACCGGGGCGCGGCACGGGACGGACGGGGACACCCGTGCCGACGACGACTGA
- a CDS encoding cupin domain-containing protein, translating to MTVSVGEVYENPRCRERVVIRTPSSHTGGERTVMDVYSEPGGAVSGEHLHPVSEERFTLVRGKVAFLIGGRQVTLDKPGQSVLIQPGIRHRWWNCSGEQAFHICEVRKNSDRFEQLVLRQLFGLAQDGKTTPEGMPKLLQQAVTTLEFGDVVRFTSPPWALQRALFTVLAPIARLLGHKGCDPEYMDRKPSEIAELEELPEEVMRWHR from the coding sequence GTGACGGTCAGCGTCGGTGAGGTGTACGAGAACCCGCGGTGCAGGGAGCGGGTGGTGATCAGGACGCCGTCCTCGCACACGGGCGGGGAGCGCACCGTGATGGACGTGTACTCCGAGCCCGGCGGAGCGGTGTCGGGCGAGCATCTGCACCCGGTGAGCGAGGAGCGCTTCACGCTGGTGCGCGGCAAGGTCGCCTTCCTGATCGGCGGGCGCCAGGTGACCCTCGACAAGCCCGGGCAGAGCGTGCTCATCCAGCCGGGCATCAGGCACCGCTGGTGGAACTGCAGCGGCGAGCAGGCCTTCCACATATGCGAGGTGCGCAAGAACAGCGACCGCTTCGAGCAGCTGGTGCTGCGTCAGCTCTTCGGTCTCGCGCAGGACGGCAAGACCACGCCCGAGGGCATGCCCAAGCTGCTCCAGCAGGCGGTGACCACGCTGGAGTTCGGTGACGTCGTGCGGTTCACCTCGCCCCCGTGGGCGCTGCAGCGCGCCCTGTTCACCGTGCTCGCCCCGATCGCCCGGCTGCTGGGACACAAGGGCTGCGACCCCGAGTACATGGACCGCAAGCCGTCCGAGATCGCGGAGCTGGAGGAGCTCCCGGAGGAGGTCATGCGCTGGCACCGCTGA
- a CDS encoding class I adenylate-forming enzyme family protein yields MFLFGTHRSVAQRLRLYADRDLGAGNFFWHAWRVARRRDRPLLFHPDVSSPSWATDEPKGMSLDDIRIAVIRHAHWYRGRGVRPGAHVGVHTRNGLLGLIHHIAITSLGAAAVHCNPKMAPATAAEYFLRTRTTVLVGDADLLKGLADAWESNSPGRPVPEVADIAELDATAPLPPRRMPDFPHRHADDDLIMISHSSGTTGRPKAPVFHHGSFFAGKRERLWTFPSLRSDRLLTALPHSHSAGISYLSMALLLGIPTLILDDADGERVARAINLFHPTTVLGFPLTLAEIRTEEIRPEAARHIHTWHGMGDASHERHIRPLIALGRRTERGKVLNGSRYLDGLGSSEMGMVLFKQVYTPETTRYARHIGAPAKVVRKAAVLDEEGRELPDGQAGRLGVQTPSVTAGYLDDPHLTEESTVNGYFLTGDIMRRDSDGTWYHLDRTPDVISTADGPVHSLPVEEVVLLATQALDTAVVAVDDPRSPGRSRPLAVVLFADDAERDPARLLETCNTALVREGLAPLSGLLLAADRSELPVGVTGKVLKRLLRERHRTALSRTGDPSLAVSAPTRKA; encoded by the coding sequence ATGTTCCTGTTCGGCACACACAGGTCCGTCGCGCAGCGTCTGCGTCTCTATGCCGACCGGGATTTGGGGGCGGGAAACTTCTTCTGGCACGCCTGGCGCGTCGCCCGCCGGCGGGACCGTCCGCTCCTGTTCCACCCCGACGTCTCCTCCCCCTCGTGGGCGACGGACGAGCCGAAGGGGATGTCGCTGGACGACATCCGCATCGCCGTGATCCGCCACGCCCACTGGTACCGCGGCCGCGGCGTGCGGCCCGGGGCGCACGTGGGCGTGCACACCCGCAACGGGCTGCTCGGCCTGATCCACCACATCGCCATCACGTCGCTCGGTGCGGCCGCCGTGCACTGCAACCCGAAGATGGCCCCGGCGACGGCCGCCGAGTACTTCCTGCGCACCCGCACCACGGTGCTGGTGGGCGACGCCGACCTCCTCAAGGGCCTCGCGGACGCCTGGGAGTCGAACTCCCCCGGGCGTCCCGTGCCCGAGGTCGCGGACATCGCCGAGCTCGACGCCACCGCTCCCCTGCCGCCCCGCCGGATGCCCGATTTCCCGCACCGGCACGCCGACGACGACCTGATCATGATCTCGCACTCGTCGGGCACCACCGGGCGGCCCAAGGCCCCGGTGTTCCACCACGGTTCGTTCTTCGCGGGCAAGCGCGAGCGGCTGTGGACCTTCCCCTCGCTGCGCTCCGACCGGCTGCTGACGGCGCTGCCGCACAGCCACTCGGCGGGCATCAGCTACCTGAGCATGGCGCTCCTGCTCGGCATCCCGACGCTGATCCTGGACGACGCCGACGGCGAGCGCGTGGCCCGGGCGATCAACCTGTTCCACCCCACCACCGTGCTGGGCTTCCCCCTCACCCTCGCCGAGATCCGCACCGAGGAGATCCGTCCCGAGGCCGCCCGGCACATCCACACCTGGCACGGCATGGGCGACGCCTCCCACGAGCGGCACATCCGCCCGCTGATCGCCCTCGGCCGGCGCACCGAGCGGGGGAAGGTGCTGAACGGCTCGCGCTACCTCGACGGACTCGGGTCGTCGGAGATGGGCATGGTGCTGTTCAAGCAGGTCTACACGCCCGAGACGACCCGGTACGCGCGCCACATAGGGGCCCCCGCCAAGGTGGTGCGCAAGGCGGCGGTGCTCGACGAGGAGGGCCGTGAACTGCCCGACGGGCAGGCCGGACGGCTCGGGGTGCAGACCCCGAGCGTGACCGCCGGCTACCTGGACGACCCGCACCTGACCGAGGAGTCCACGGTCAACGGGTACTTCCTCACCGGCGACATCATGCGCCGCGACAGCGACGGCACCTGGTACCACCTCGACCGCACCCCCGATGTGATCTCCACCGCCGACGGACCGGTCCACAGCCTCCCGGTGGAGGAGGTGGTCCTGCTCGCGACGCAGGCCCTGGACACGGCGGTCGTGGCGGTCGACGACCCCCGCTCCCCCGGCCGCTCCCGTCCCCTGGCGGTCGTCCTGTTCGCCGACGACGCCGAGCGCGACCCGGCCCGGCTGCTCGAGACGTGCAACACGGCGCTGGTCCGCGAGGGCCTCGCACCGCTCAGCGGCCTGCTGCTGGCCGCCGACCGCTCCGAACTCCCGGTCGGTGTCACGGGGAAGGTCCTCAAGCGCCTGCTGCGCGAGCGCCACCGCACCGCCCTGTCCCGCACCGGCGATCCCTCGCTCGCCGTGTCCGCTCCCACACGGAAGGCCTGA
- a CDS encoding FAD/NAD(P)-binding protein has protein sequence MPSGDLALCLVGAGPRGLSVLERLCANERAAPGHRTVTVHVVDPYRPGAGRVWRTGQSRRLLMNTVASQVTVFTDASVEMDGPVEPGPSLYEWARSLGDGPGGVTVYDEAVLAEARRLGPDDYPSRAFYGRYLEDVYARVVSGAPPHVRIRVHQARAVALQERPGDGAQRIVMSDGETLDGLDAVVLAQGHVPAGVPAAQEELSRRARAHGLLHVLPANPADLDLSDVRSGETVLLRGLGLNFFDHMALLTVGRGGRFDRVGGRLVYRPSGREPRIVAGSRRGVPYHARGANEKGAHGRHEPRLLTEEVGAALRERAVDGERVYFGTDLWPLITREVESVYYGALLAARGRAAEREGFVRRYVALSADPARTDELLDAYGIAPDERWDWERILRPYGDRRFADRAEFRRWLLEHLREDVREALAGNVNGPLKAALDVLRDLRNEIRIAIDHGGLDGNSYRDEVEGWYTPLNAFLSIGPPVSRIEEMIALLEAGVLDLVGPGMRVRIDPAAGAFVAESDRVGGPSPHARVLVEARLPEPDLRRTADPLLRDLLSTGQCRPFRIPGACGTSYETGGLEVTERPYHLVDAYGRSHPRRFAYGVPTEAVHWVTAAGIRPGVNSVTLGDSDAIARAVLALSPASPGTSPRRSGRTLTQAPA, from the coding sequence ATGCCCAGCGGTGACCTCGCCCTGTGTCTCGTCGGCGCGGGACCCCGCGGTCTGTCGGTGCTGGAGCGGCTGTGCGCCAACGAGCGCGCCGCGCCCGGGCACCGTACGGTCACCGTGCACGTCGTCGACCCCTACCGGCCCGGAGCGGGGCGGGTGTGGCGCACCGGGCAGTCGCGCCGGCTGCTGATGAACACGGTCGCCTCGCAGGTCACCGTGTTCACCGACGCCAGCGTGGAGATGGACGGCCCCGTCGAGCCGGGCCCGAGCCTGTACGAGTGGGCGCGCTCGCTCGGCGACGGGCCCGGCGGGGTGACGGTCTACGACGAGGCCGTGCTCGCCGAGGCGCGCCGCCTGGGCCCGGACGACTACCCCTCCCGCGCCTTCTACGGCCGTTACCTGGAGGACGTCTACGCCCGAGTGGTGTCCGGTGCCCCGCCGCACGTGCGGATACGGGTGCACCAGGCACGGGCGGTCGCCCTGCAGGAGCGCCCCGGTGACGGCGCGCAGCGGATCGTCATGTCCGACGGGGAGACCCTCGACGGTCTCGACGCGGTCGTCCTCGCGCAGGGCCACGTGCCGGCCGGCGTACCGGCCGCCCAGGAGGAACTGTCACGGCGGGCGAGGGCCCACGGGCTGCTGCACGTCCTGCCGGCCAATCCGGCCGACCTCGACCTGTCGGACGTGCGGTCCGGCGAGACGGTGCTGCTGCGCGGGCTCGGCCTGAACTTCTTCGACCACATGGCGCTGCTCACGGTGGGCCGCGGCGGCCGCTTCGACCGCGTCGGCGGGCGTCTCGTCTACCGCCCCTCCGGCCGGGAGCCACGCATCGTCGCGGGCTCCCGGCGCGGCGTCCCCTACCACGCGCGCGGCGCCAACGAGAAGGGCGCGCACGGCCGTCACGAGCCCCGCCTCCTGACCGAGGAAGTGGGCGCGGCCCTGCGCGAGCGCGCGGTGGACGGCGAGCGCGTGTACTTCGGGACCGACCTGTGGCCGCTGATCACCCGGGAGGTGGAGAGCGTCTACTACGGGGCGCTGCTGGCCGCCCGCGGCCGGGCGGCCGAGCGCGAGGGGTTCGTCCGGCGGTACGTCGCGCTGTCCGCGGACCCCGCCCGCACGGACGAGTTGCTCGACGCGTACGGCATCGCGCCGGACGAACGGTGGGACTGGGAGCGGATCCTCCGGCCGTACGGCGACCGGAGGTTCGCCGACCGCGCGGAGTTCCGCCGCTGGCTCCTGGAGCACCTGCGCGAGGACGTGCGCGAGGCGCTGGCGGGCAACGTGAACGGCCCGCTGAAGGCGGCCCTGGACGTACTGCGCGACCTGCGCAACGAGATACGGATCGCCATCGACCACGGCGGCCTGGACGGGAACTCGTACCGGGACGAGGTGGAGGGCTGGTACACCCCGCTCAACGCCTTCCTGTCGATCGGCCCGCCGGTCTCGCGCATCGAGGAGATGATCGCGCTGCTCGAGGCGGGTGTCCTCGACCTGGTCGGTCCGGGCATGCGGGTGCGCATCGACCCTGCGGCGGGGGCGTTCGTCGCCGAGTCGGACCGCGTGGGGGGACCCTCCCCGCACGCCCGGGTGCTGGTCGAGGCGCGTCTGCCGGAACCGGACCTGCGCCGGACCGCGGACCCGCTGCTGCGCGACCTGTTGTCCACCGGGCAGTGCCGGCCGTTCCGCATCCCCGGCGCGTGCGGCACGAGTTACGAGACGGGCGGGCTGGAGGTCACCGAGCGTCCGTACCACCTGGTCGACGCGTACGGCCGCAGCCATCCGAGGCGCTTCGCGTACGGGGTGCCGACGGAGGCCGTGCACTGGGTGACCGCGGCCGGCATAAGGCCCGGGGTGAACTCGGTGACCCTGGGCGACTCCGACGCCATCGCGCGGGCGGTGCTGGCCCTCTCCCCCGCCTCCCCCGGCACGTCCCCGCGGCGTTCCGGCAGGACCCTGACGCAGGCACCGGCATGA
- a CDS encoding MFS transporter, with product MALPSSTRSQNGAASLPDRRLLALTVLAPLLANADAGIVTLALTDIRRDLSMSLSSVQWVTNAYVLLVSGLQLLGGRLADLAGARRLFLHAMTAFALASAACGAAPSGPLLVLARAGQGLAAAVLVPAAMSLLVTAVAPHQRARALALWAGAGGVGSVAGVLFGGLVVSGLDWRWAFYLNVPVIAAALALARRTPLPDPPRPGGVRLDLVGAAALTGALLALVYALVRTAEHGTDRDTVWSASAALALGAVLAYRQRTCPSPLLPPALVRDRGLVSGAAGVVLVSTAVAPVVFLGGMQLREAHGYGALAAGFALLPLVGGVFLVGRPCSALLTRHGARLPCALGCLLLGAGLWTLAARSHVPEYATGMLPGLLLAGAGLPLIWMSCEIVALARFDGPGAGLAAGVVQCAGQLGTALGTVLAVAVCGRGTGVSEGAGQAFAAAALLMVPALAGALFGLPDRRRPGAAPLPQAAPRSDPYQSAASDGTARGRGGALGQQVERQPTAHA from the coding sequence GTGGCCCTGCCCTCCTCCACCCGTTCACAAAACGGCGCGGCGTCCCTGCCCGACCGCCGGCTCCTCGCCCTGACCGTCCTCGCGCCCCTCCTCGCCAACGCCGACGCGGGCATCGTGACGCTCGCCCTCACCGACATCCGGCGCGACCTGTCGATGTCGCTCAGCAGCGTGCAGTGGGTGACCAATGCGTACGTGCTGCTGGTGAGCGGGCTCCAGCTGCTGGGAGGCCGGCTCGCCGACCTGGCCGGGGCCCGCCGTCTGTTCCTGCACGCCATGACCGCGTTCGCCCTGGCCTCGGCCGCGTGCGGGGCCGCGCCCAGCGGCCCGCTCCTCGTCCTGGCGCGCGCCGGGCAGGGGCTGGCGGCCGCCGTGCTCGTGCCCGCCGCGATGTCGCTGCTGGTGACCGCGGTCGCACCGCACCAGCGCGCCAGGGCCCTGGCGCTGTGGGCGGGTGCCGGCGGCGTCGGCTCGGTGGCCGGCGTGCTGTTCGGCGGTCTCGTGGTCAGCGGCCTGGACTGGCGGTGGGCCTTCTACCTCAACGTGCCGGTGATCGCCGCGGCGCTGGCGCTGGCCCGCCGCACCCCGCTGCCCGACCCGCCCCGGCCCGGCGGCGTCCGCCTCGACCTGGTCGGGGCCGCGGCCCTGACGGGCGCCCTGCTCGCCCTCGTGTACGCCCTGGTGCGCACGGCCGAACACGGCACGGACCGGGACACGGTGTGGTCCGCGTCCGCCGCGCTGGCACTGGGAGCCGTTCTCGCGTACCGGCAGCGCACGTGCCCGTCCCCGCTGCTGCCCCCCGCCCTGGTCCGTGACCGGGGCCTGGTGTCCGGTGCGGCCGGCGTCGTGCTCGTGTCGACGGCCGTGGCGCCCGTCGTCTTCCTCGGCGGCATGCAGTTGCGCGAGGCCCACGGCTACGGTGCGCTGGCCGCCGGCTTCGCCCTGCTGCCGCTGGTCGGGGGTGTCTTCCTCGTGGGCCGGCCCTGCAGCGCGCTGCTCACCCGGCACGGCGCCCGCCTGCCCTGCGCACTGGGCTGTCTGCTGCTGGGCGCCGGCCTGTGGACGCTGGCCGCCCGCTCGCACGTCCCGGAATACGCCACGGGCATGCTGCCGGGTCTGCTCCTCGCCGGGGCGGGACTGCCGCTGATCTGGATGTCGTGCGAGATCGTGGCACTGGCCCGGTTCGACGGACCGGGCGCGGGGCTGGCGGCGGGCGTCGTGCAGTGCGCGGGACAGCTCGGCACCGCCCTGGGCACGGTGCTCGCGGTGGCGGTGTGCGGTCGCGGCACCGGGGTGTCCGAGGGAGCGGGGCAGGCGTTCGCCGCGGCGGCCCTGCTGATGGTGCCGGCGCTGGCGGGCGCCCTGTTCGGGCTGCCGGACCGACGCCGGCCCGGTGCGGCCCCTCTCCCGCAGGCCGCGCCGAGGTCAGATCCTTACCAGTCCGCCGCTTCTGACGGAACCGCGCGAGGACGCGGCGGGGCGCTCGGCCAGCAGGTCGAGCGACAGCCGACCGCGCACGCTTGA
- a CDS encoding SDR family oxidoreductase codes for MDLQLSGRVAVVTGASKGIGLAIVRTLLEEGAKVVATSRKSTPELDALAGPNLVHVPADFMDEDAPAQVVSRAVEQFGGLDILVNNAGGPPPGVTLPRGSFLHASDEEWRAMFEFNLFSAVRAIRAAIPHLLERGGGSIVNISSGNARQPSPINVDYGAAKAALSNITKVLSGEFAPQGIRVNTVSPGVVRTPWWTDEGGVADMIASQAGTDKDSVINSVVPEMLNLATGRFVEPQEVADAVVLLASPRSGSTTGAEFVVDGGLLKEL; via the coding sequence ATGGATCTGCAGCTTTCCGGCCGCGTCGCCGTTGTGACCGGCGCCTCCAAGGGCATCGGCCTGGCCATCGTCCGCACGCTCCTCGAAGAGGGCGCCAAGGTCGTGGCCACGTCGCGCAAGAGCACCCCGGAGCTGGACGCGCTGGCCGGCCCGAACCTCGTGCACGTCCCTGCCGACTTCATGGACGAGGACGCGCCCGCGCAGGTCGTGTCCCGCGCCGTGGAGCAGTTCGGCGGGCTCGACATCCTCGTGAACAACGCCGGCGGCCCGCCGCCCGGTGTGACCCTGCCGCGCGGCTCGTTCCTGCACGCCTCCGACGAGGAGTGGCGGGCCATGTTCGAGTTCAACCTGTTCTCGGCCGTGCGCGCCATCCGCGCCGCGATTCCGCACCTGCTGGAGCGCGGCGGCGGCTCGATCGTGAACATCTCCTCCGGCAACGCCCGCCAGCCCTCGCCGATCAACGTCGACTACGGCGCCGCGAAGGCCGCCCTGAGCAACATCACCAAGGTGCTCTCGGGCGAGTTCGCCCCGCAGGGCATCCGCGTGAACACGGTCTCCCCCGGTGTCGTGCGCACCCCGTGGTGGACGGACGAGGGCGGCGTCGCCGACATGATCGCCTCGCAGGCCGGCACCGACAAGGACAGCGTCATCAACAGCGTGGTCCCGGAGATGCTGAACCTGGCCACGGGCCGCTTCGTCGAGCCGCAGGAGGTGGCCGACGCGGTCGTGCTGCTCGCGTCGCCGCGCTCCGGCAGCACCACCGGCGCCGAGTTCGTCGTGGACGGCGGGCTCCTCAAGGAGCTCTGA
- a CDS encoding methyltransferase yields MPGTETTAARRVVDLITGTWRAQALYAAARLSLPDHIAAGHGTVPALAERTGASEDGLARLLRLLAALGVFTGDEEEGYGLTEVGALLVGDGEQSMRDMVLLYGEEFHRAWGSVVPAVRTGTSGFEHAFGTSLHAYLRDEPDAGPRFLRAMNAGNVFFPEAAAAFDFTRARTVVDVAGGSGLLLSAVLQAHPHLTGTVFDLPHMLPVAERHLGATVDAHRYETAAGDVFDKVPAGHDVYLLSRVLQDWDDERCVTLLANIREAMPDTGRLLVLERVVATDGSAPVLPLLWDLHLLMAAGGRERTLDGYRSVLRAAGLRLESVRSLALETSLLVAAPV; encoded by the coding sequence ATGCCCGGTACCGAGACCACGGCGGCACGTCGGGTGGTGGACCTGATCACCGGTACCTGGCGGGCGCAGGCCCTCTACGCGGCGGCCCGCCTGTCACTGCCGGACCACATCGCCGCCGGACACGGCACGGTCCCCGCGCTCGCCGAACGGACCGGCGCGAGCGAGGACGGCCTCGCCCGGCTGCTGCGCCTGCTCGCGGCGCTCGGCGTGTTCACCGGCGACGAGGAGGAGGGCTACGGGCTCACCGAGGTCGGCGCGCTCCTCGTCGGCGACGGCGAGCAGTCCATGCGCGACATGGTGCTGCTGTACGGGGAGGAGTTCCACCGCGCCTGGGGCTCGGTGGTGCCCGCGGTCCGGACCGGGACCTCCGGCTTCGAGCACGCCTTCGGCACCTCGCTGCACGCCTACCTGCGCGACGAGCCCGACGCGGGGCCGCGGTTCCTGCGCGCCATGAACGCCGGCAACGTGTTCTTCCCCGAGGCCGCGGCGGCCTTCGACTTCACGCGGGCGCGCACCGTGGTCGACGTGGCCGGCGGCAGCGGCCTGCTGCTGTCGGCCGTGCTGCAGGCCCACCCCCATCTGACGGGCACCGTCTTCGACCTGCCGCACATGCTGCCGGTGGCCGAGCGGCACCTGGGCGCCACCGTCGACGCCCACCGCTACGAGACGGCCGCGGGTGACGTCTTCGACAAGGTCCCCGCCGGTCACGACGTGTACCTGCTGTCCCGGGTGCTGCAGGACTGGGACGACGAGCGGTGCGTGACGCTCCTCGCCAACATCCGTGAGGCGATGCCGGACACGGGACGGCTGCTCGTCCTGGAACGGGTCGTCGCCACCGACGGCAGCGCGCCCGTGCTGCCCCTGCTGTGGGACCTGCACCTGCTGATGGCCGCGGGCGGCCGCGAACGCACCCTCGACGGGTACCGCTCCGTCCTGCGGGCCGCGGGCCTGCGCCTGGAAAGCGTCCGTTCCCTCGCCCTGGAGACGAGTCTGCTGGTCGCCGCACCGGTGTGA